The genomic region CAATGACATGTCGAGAATATCACCCCCGACGTTTTCAAAGATAGCGTCGATGTAGCCGTACTTCTTGGTGACAATCTCGCGATAGGTTTTCTTGAAGTTGGGGTCTTTGTAGTTGAGAGCCTCGTCGGCACCGAGAGAATCTTTGAGCCATTGGCACTTGTCGTCTGCACCTGCGACGGCGATCACTTTGCAGcccttgagcttggccagTTGAACAGCGACGCTGCCAACCgatccagcagcacccgtgacgacgacgacatcaTCTTTCTTGATAGCTGCAACGTCGAAGATACCCCAGTATGCAGTCTGACCGGACGAACCGAGCGGGCCGAGGTAGTCAAGCAGAGAGCTGCCTTCACGAATGCTTCGCTTTTCGACGCTCTTTCCGGGGACACGAGCGTACTGCTGCCAGCCGAGCGTACCGCTGATCTGGTCGCCCTTGCTCAGGCCAGGGAACTTGGAAGCTACAATcacaccaacaccaccggCGCGCATCACTTCACCGATCTGAACTGGTGGCAAATACGATCGGGCATCACGCAGCCAACCGCGCATCGCAGggtcgagcgagacgtACTCTACTCGTACCAGGacctcgccatccttgagctcggaTTCTTGTGGAACGGGAACAGTTCGCTTCTCGTAAGTCGAGTCGTTTTCGCCGAGAGAATCCTTGATGGCGGCAGTGGGACGCTCGCGCAACACGATCTGCGTCTGCTGGGATGGAATGGCGAACGACATTTTCAGAACGAGTGGAAGGAGAATGGTGAATAGGATGCAGAGATGAGCGCGGAATGGATGCAAACGAGCCTTTATGAGTTTCAAGAGAAACCAGCCACGACTTGGCTACACTGAAGTGGATTAACTCCACGGACCACCGCATCCAGTCTCTCAATCCTAACCCCGCAAAATGACCAAACACATTCGAACCCGGAGATAGAAAGGTTCGAAAAGTTTCCCAATGCCTAGCAGAGTCGCATACTCCAGACAAAGCCAAACCTCAAACTGACGGGCCTTGCTTTGGTTTCCGGTGACTGAGTTGGACCTTTTTGCCGGTTGATAGGGCTCGAGTTCTTCCTATGCAGCGTAACGCAGCCGGCTAAGCTTCAAGCTTGATCCGACTGAGTTTGCGAATCGAAAAAATAAAATTCAAAAATgaaacaatcgtgaatcacgaatcgtgaatgacacATCGACTGCTGTCACACGTGCACGAGCGGTCCACAGAGAGGCTTGACATGGTGAGCGACGGaa from Mycosarcoma maydis chromosome 9, whole genome shotgun sequence harbors:
- a CDS encoding uncharacterized protein (related to endo-polygalacturonase), translated to MSFAIPSQQTQIVLRERPTAAIKDSLGENDSTYEKRTVPVPQESELKDGEVLVRVEYVSLDPAMRGWLRDARSYLPPVQIGEVMRAGGVGVIVASKFPGLSKGDQISGTLGWQQYARVPGKSVEKRSIREGSSLLDYLGPLGSSGQTAYWGIFDVAAIKKDDVVVVTGAAGSVGSVAVQLAKLKGCKVIAVAGADDKCQWLKDSLGADEALNYKDPNFKKTYREIVTKKYGYIDAIFENVGGDILDMSLLCMKPHARIALCGAISDYNNPKPNGLKNYQTIIAMRIKLQGFIVFDYAKRYSEAEDDMAKWMKEGKLARKFHVVGEELDAKAREHGKSLEQCPKALNDLFAGKNVGKMVVKVAP